Below is a genomic region from Fusobacterium nucleatum.
CCAAATTATTTATGATATTTTATATTATTAGATATTGCAAACCATCTATATATTTGTTCCAAAAGGATAAGCCTCATAAGTTGATGAGGAAAAGTAAAATGTGAAAATTTTAATTTCATATCAACTGAATTTTTTACTTCTTTATTAACTCCATTTGAGCCACCAATGATAAAATTTATACTACTTATCCCCTTATTCTTTAAATCATCAATATATTTAGACATATTTTCAGAAGTAAT
It encodes:
- a CDS encoding 23S rRNA (pseudouridine(1915)-N(3))-methyltransferase RlmH, with protein sequence MNINIICIGKIKDKYINDGIAEFSKRMTSFASLNIIELKEYNKEDSVNISIEKESLEILKQISKSSSYNILLDLDGKEITSENMSKYIDDLKNKGISSINFIIGGSNGVNKEVKNSVDMKLKFSHFTFPHQLMRLILLEQIYRWFAISNNIKYHK